AGCAACACGTAACCATAATGACTCAAACATTTTAGCAATGGGTGAGCGCGTAATTGGCGCAGGTCTTGCACGTGAAATCGTAACAACTTGGTTACATGCAGAATTCGAAGGCGGTCGTCACGTACGTCGCGTTGAAAAAATCTCTGAAATCGAAGAACAACAACAGTAGGTGACCAAATGACAAACTTACACGATGTTCAGCATCAGTTGGCTAGTGCCCTACATGAATTCGAGCAGCAAGTGAAGTTTACCGAAAATCAGTTATTTGTTGTCGGCTGTTCAACGTCCGAAATCATCGGCGAAAAAATCGGAACAGCTGGTGCACTCGATGTGGCGCAAACACTCTATGAAGTGTTGTTAAAATTTGCACACAAACATAAGATGTATTTAGTTTTCCAAGGCTGTGAGCACATTAACCGTGCGCTTACATTAGAAGCAGCAGCCGCTAAACAGTACCATTTAGAGCCTGTTTCCGTCGTACCTGTACGAACAGCAGGTGGCTCGATGTCTGCTTACGCCTATACACAAATGAACGAACCGGTTGTCGTAGAAGCCCTGAATGCTCATGCGGGTATTGATCTTGGCCAAACACTAATCGGCATGCATTTAAAACATGTTGCCGTACCAATTCGTACATCAGTAAAGTATGTCGGAGAGGCAGTCATTACATTAGCTACAACACGTCCAAAGCTTATCGGTGGCGAACGTGCGCAATATAAGTAACGTTACGTTACTACATATCATTTTGAATTGGAAACTTCGAAATTCGTTCGAAACAAAATTTAGGAGGATTTAGACAAATGGCATTTGAAAAATTAGCAGGACAAGACAAGGCAATCTTAGACGCAATTTTATTAGAGAAAAAGCGTCAAAACACAAACATCGAGTTAATCGCATCAGAAAACTTCGTATCAGAAGCAGTGATGGAAGCGCAAGGCTCTTACCTTACAAATAAATATGCAGAAGGTTACCCAGGTAAACGTTACTACGGTGGCTGCGAGCATGTAGATGTAGTAGAAGATATCGCGCGTGATCGTGCAAAAGAATTATTCGGTGCAGCTTATGTAAACGTACAACCACACTCAGGTGCACAAGCTAACATGGCTGTATACCACACAATTTTACAACCAGGCGACACAGTACTTGGGATGAACCTTTCACACGGTGGTCACTTAACACACGGTTCTCCAGTAAACTTCTCTGGTATTTTATATAACTTCGTTGAGTACGGTGTAACAGCAGATACAAACGTAATCGACTATGAAGATGTTCGTCAAAAAGCATTAGAATCAAAACCAAAACTAATCGTTGCAGGTGCATCAGCTTATCCGCGTGCAATCGACTTCGCGAAATTCCGTGAAATTGCGGATGAAGTAGGTGCGTACTTCATGGTAGATATGGCACACATTGCAGGTTTAGTCGCGACTGGTGAGCATATGAGCCCAGTACCATACGCTGACTTTGTTACAACAACAACGCACAAAACATTACGCGGTCCTCGTGGCGGTATGATTTTATCAAAAGACGAAAAATGGGAAAAAGAATTAAATAAATCAGTATTCCCAGGAATTCAAGGTGGCCCATTAATGCACGTAATCGCTGCAAAAGCAGTAGCATTTGGCGAAGCATTACAACCTGAATTCAAAGAGTATGCCAAACAAATTAAGTTAAACGCAGTAGCATTAGCGGCAAGCTTACAAGAAGAAGGCGTTGAAATCGTATCAGGTGGTACAGACAACCACTTATTACTATTAAATGTAAAATCTTTAGGCTTAACTGGTAAAGTAGCAGAGCACGTACTTGATGAAGTGGCGATTACTACAAACAAAAACACAATCCCTTACGATACAGAAAAACCATTCGTAACATCGGGTGTTCGCGTTGGTACAGCAGCGATTACTTCTCGCGGCTTCAAAGAAGAGGATGCAATCGAAGTGGGTAAAATCATGGCATTAGTGCTAAAAAACCCAGAAGATGCAGCCGTAAAAGCGCAAGCTCGTGAGCGTGTAGAAGCGTTAACAGCAAAATATCCTTTATACGCATAATCTAGTAATATTACGAAAACCTCTTTATAACCTGAATAGGGCATAAGGAGGTTTTTTTTTATTGTAATGTGACAATATTTAGTTCTAAAATACTTGTATTTTTGGATTATATTACTTATTTATGTTGAAATATACATATGATGTCCATTATGATAAATTTGATAGAATTTTTAAGTAATACGCGTAATAATAAATAAAAGATGGAGGAACTATGGGAAAAACGATTGTAAACTATATTGAAAGAATAAAAAATATCGGCAATCCACCATTACAAATAACCTTCATCATGATTGATGAAACATTTCACATTGTAGATGAAGAGCATTTAGATTCGCACCAAACATTGCAGCAATCGTTACATATATTAGAACATTTTATTCTCCAACCTGCAGAGCAACAACGATTTCTTCAGATGATCATTAATAAAACAGACGATTCAATGAAAGTCCGATATAAACGTCAAGATCAGTCACCAATCTGTGTTCAAATTCAGAGTGTCCCCATCCTATTAGAAAAGCAATATTATCTAATTATCTTGACGCCACTGGATTCTAATACGTCGGGTCTATTTACAGCTACGACGAATGATATCATTATTTTAGAAACGAGTTTTGAAAATAAAATTCAAAAGATCTGCACAGAAATGGAATGCTTGCACGATGTCATGATGACGTTCACGTATACAAAAAAAGAGTCTGTGCCACTTATTACTTCTCGCAGCTTTCAAGATTTTGAAACGTCCATGATTACGGAAGAGGAACGTAATCAGCATCTTCAAATGCAAGGAGAAGGTTTAAAGGATTTAGCGTTACATCAACTGACAAAATACTTTGCACAACAGAATGGCTATGATGAGAGTTATTTCTTGCCTATTTATACGAAAGAGCAAGAAGCAATCGGTTATTTTCTAATTTACATGAATGCAGAGCGAACGATTGAAATGTTGGACGGACGCTTTCAAGAAAAACTAACGCAGATTGTACAACTTCTAGATAAAATCTCGATGTATGAACAGCAAATCGAAGCCTTAAAAACGAAAGATCATGTCGTGAATCTGCCAAGCTACGATGAATTTGTTCAGCAATTAAAACGATTTAAGCAACAGGGTAAAATTGGCGTTGTCAAAATTATTAAGGCAGGAGAATTTTCAAATGTAGTAGGGCTTTACGGGAGACCAGCAGGAGAAGAGTTATTAAGGCAGCTTTGGCAGCGTTTATCGAAGGCGTCTGAAGATAGTTTAATTGCCCGTTTTACGAGTTCTGCGCTGATCATGTTTACCCCAATCGATTTTCAAACATTACTTCATCAGCAAACGAGGCTAAGTGATGATGTGAAGGATTCCTTTTTTATTTTTGATCAGCAAGTACATATAACGTTGAAAGTAGGCATTGCACCATTTGATGCAAATACAACTGTGCATGATGTTGTTCGCTTTGCCGAGTATGCCTTAGCTAAGGCACGCCAAATTCACGGGGCCCATACGGAATTTTATACGTCACGCTATGATGATATATTAGGGCGAGAAATGATGCTATTAAATCATTTGAAAAGTGCCATTCAGAACAAGGAAATTACCGCGTATTTTCAACCGAAATATGCAGTTTATAACGAAAAAATCGCCAGTGTCGAGGCGTTAGCACGCTGGATTTCGCCAGAGTTTGGCTTTGTCTCACCGGTGGAATTTATTGCACTTGCTGAAAATACAGGATTGATTAAAGATTTAGAACTGCATATTCTTGAAACGGTGTTCACGTGGCAGCAACAGCGCCAATATGACGGTAAGCGTATTGTCCCTGTGGCGGTGAATGTTTCGCCGGATCATTTTTATCATCCGCACTTTATACAAAATTTAAAACACCTACTTACAAAATATTACGCAGATCCGAAGTATGTAATTATTGAAGTAACTGAAAATATGGGGCTTTTCGACTTCGAAAGAGCGAATGAAATTATTAATAAGTTACAGACTCTTGGTATTGTGACAAGTATCGACGACTTTGGTGTTGGTTATTCTTCGCTAAGCTATTTGCAAAAGTTTTCGTTTAATGAGCTGAAAATTGACCGAAGCTTTATTATGAAAATTGATGAGCTTGCAACGCAGAAAATTGTCAAAGCGATTATTGACATTGCCCATACACTGGAGATGGATGTGATTGCAGAAGGGGTCGAAACAAAAGAACAACTGGAAATTTTAAAAGCAATTCGCTGCGATGGCATTCAAGGTTATTATTATTCAAAACCACTCCCAATCGATCAAGCATCTAAGTTAATTGACGTGGAACGTGAAAAAAGTAAGTGAATGTTGCCATCTTTGTGAAGAAAGAAAAAACATCCGTAGAATAGTTTTCGATAATATTCTTTTCTGTTATACTGGTTTAGATAAAAAACAGTTAGGAGATGTCAACGTGAGCAAAGTATACGTATTTGACCACCCATTAATTCAACACAAGTTAACTTATATTCGAGATAAAGAAACAGGAACAAAAG
The sequence above is a segment of the Solibacillus sp. FSL H8-0523 genome. Coding sequences within it:
- a CDS encoding TIGR01440 family protein — translated: MTNLHDVQHQLASALHEFEQQVKFTENQLFVVGCSTSEIIGEKIGTAGALDVAQTLYEVLLKFAHKHKMYLVFQGCEHINRALTLEAAAAKQYHLEPVSVVPVRTAGGSMSAYAYTQMNEPVVVEALNAHAGIDLGQTLIGMHLKHVAVPIRTSVKYVGEAVITLATTRPKLIGGERAQYK
- the glyA gene encoding serine hydroxymethyltransferase, whose product is MAFEKLAGQDKAILDAILLEKKRQNTNIELIASENFVSEAVMEAQGSYLTNKYAEGYPGKRYYGGCEHVDVVEDIARDRAKELFGAAYVNVQPHSGAQANMAVYHTILQPGDTVLGMNLSHGGHLTHGSPVNFSGILYNFVEYGVTADTNVIDYEDVRQKALESKPKLIVAGASAYPRAIDFAKFREIADEVGAYFMVDMAHIAGLVATGEHMSPVPYADFVTTTTHKTLRGPRGGMILSKDEKWEKELNKSVFPGIQGGPLMHVIAAKAVAFGEALQPEFKEYAKQIKLNAVALAASLQEEGVEIVSGGTDNHLLLLNVKSLGLTGKVAEHVLDEVAITTNKNTIPYDTEKPFVTSGVRVGTAAITSRGFKEEDAIEVGKIMALVLKNPEDAAVKAQARERVEALTAKYPLYA
- a CDS encoding GGDEF domain-containing phosphodiesterase, whose product is MGKTIVNYIERIKNIGNPPLQITFIMIDETFHIVDEEHLDSHQTLQQSLHILEHFILQPAEQQRFLQMIINKTDDSMKVRYKRQDQSPICVQIQSVPILLEKQYYLIILTPLDSNTSGLFTATTNDIIILETSFENKIQKICTEMECLHDVMMTFTYTKKESVPLITSRSFQDFETSMITEEERNQHLQMQGEGLKDLALHQLTKYFAQQNGYDESYFLPIYTKEQEAIGYFLIYMNAERTIEMLDGRFQEKLTQIVQLLDKISMYEQQIEALKTKDHVVNLPSYDEFVQQLKRFKQQGKIGVVKIIKAGEFSNVVGLYGRPAGEELLRQLWQRLSKASEDSLIARFTSSALIMFTPIDFQTLLHQQTRLSDDVKDSFFIFDQQVHITLKVGIAPFDANTTVHDVVRFAEYALAKARQIHGAHTEFYTSRYDDILGREMMLLNHLKSAIQNKEITAYFQPKYAVYNEKIASVEALARWISPEFGFVSPVEFIALAENTGLIKDLELHILETVFTWQQQRQYDGKRIVPVAVNVSPDHFYHPHFIQNLKHLLTKYYADPKYVIIEVTENMGLFDFERANEIINKLQTLGIVTSIDDFGVGYSSLSYLQKFSFNELKIDRSFIMKIDELATQKIVKAIIDIAHTLEMDVIAEGVETKEQLEILKAIRCDGIQGYYYSKPLPIDQASKLIDVEREKSK